In Halobaculum limi, one DNA window encodes the following:
- a CDS encoding rhomboid family intramembrane serine protease: MNPDLALVSRAAVVVAAVLAVAVTVALERLAGSDRGPTLRRRFVLGVPWGTLTVAAFVLAVYLFVQGGWSHWYAPVVIPFRAWSYLAPLGVVVSPFAHAGPGHLLGNLFGTLALAPLVEYAVGHYPRRRGSSSFGSYRENPYVRAFVLFPAAAVAVGLLSGAFALGPVIGFSGVVFAFAGAALLYYPLGTVVALSAAGVVSTTYRALSSPVVEASGRPAFVTPWWADIAIQGHALGLLLGILAAAWLAAARGDDLPPPRRLAIGALLVGVEQSLWAVYWFRGGGTYVLYRGIGLALVAVAAVLVAALAVGRDAPPAESISEALRSLTPRRGSVAALLVVLAMLTGPALYVNFTAVNDDPLPGDPIEVHGYSVTYAEGVENGMVSVVEFEAFGESTTVNTSGVVVRNPERGVWTTAVSKGRLAFAGRQQVVLGGVGWREVVTVRRQGWTTVGGDGPAYRVTLSHDNDSRVAFVSNASRAEPRIEGRVVSVVPTDRGFELLVEGDNASVRTALPTENETVAANGLQFERDGRAIYALAGEGNTSTGNATATRVRVATKERYGGQ; this comes from the coding sequence GTGAACCCCGACCTCGCGCTCGTCTCCCGCGCGGCGGTCGTCGTCGCGGCGGTCCTCGCGGTGGCGGTGACGGTCGCGCTAGAGCGACTGGCCGGCTCCGATCGTGGTCCGACCCTCCGCCGTCGATTCGTGCTGGGCGTCCCCTGGGGAACGCTCACCGTCGCTGCGTTCGTCCTCGCGGTGTACCTGTTCGTGCAGGGCGGCTGGAGCCACTGGTATGCGCCGGTCGTCATCCCGTTTCGCGCGTGGTCGTATCTCGCCCCGCTGGGCGTCGTCGTTTCGCCGTTCGCCCACGCCGGCCCGGGCCACCTGTTGGGTAACCTGTTCGGCACGCTCGCGCTCGCGCCCCTCGTCGAGTACGCCGTGGGCCACTACCCCCGACGCCGCGGGAGTTCCTCGTTCGGGTCGTACCGCGAAAACCCGTACGTCCGTGCGTTCGTGCTGTTCCCGGCGGCAGCGGTCGCCGTCGGCCTCCTCTCGGGAGCGTTCGCACTCGGCCCCGTCATCGGATTCTCCGGCGTCGTCTTTGCGTTCGCGGGCGCGGCGCTGCTGTACTACCCGCTCGGCACCGTCGTCGCCCTGTCGGCGGCCGGCGTCGTCTCGACGACGTACCGGGCGCTGTCGAGTCCGGTCGTCGAGGCGAGCGGCCGCCCGGCGTTCGTCACGCCGTGGTGGGCCGACATTGCCATCCAGGGGCACGCGCTGGGCCTCCTTCTTGGGATTCTCGCGGCCGCGTGGCTCGCGGCCGCCCGCGGCGACGACCTGCCCCCGCCGCGTCGACTCGCCATCGGGGCGCTGCTCGTCGGTGTCGAACAGTCACTGTGGGCCGTCTACTGGTTCCGCGGCGGCGGGACGTACGTGCTGTACCGTGGCATCGGCCTCGCGCTAGTGGCGGTTGCGGCTGTCCTCGTCGCCGCCCTCGCGGTCGGCCGCGACGCGCCGCCAGCGGAGTCGATCAGTGAGGCGCTCCGCTCGCTCACACCGCGTCGTGGCTCCGTCGCGGCGCTGTTGGTCGTCCTCGCGATGTTGACTGGGCCCGCACTGTACGTCAACTTCACCGCCGTCAACGACGACCCGCTTCCGGGCGACCCCATCGAGGTGCACGGGTACAGCGTGACGTACGCCGAAGGAGTGGAGAACGGGATGGTGTCGGTCGTCGAGTTCGAGGCATTCGGCGAGTCGACGACGGTGAACACCTCCGGCGTCGTCGTCCGCAACCCCGAGCGCGGCGTGTGGACGACCGCCGTTTCGAAGGGGCGACTCGCCTTCGCCGGACGCCAGCAAGTCGTCCTCGGCGGCGTCGGCTGGCGCGAGGTCGTCACCGTCCGTCGCCAGGGGTGGACCACCGTCGGCGGCGACGGCCCGGCTTACCGCGTGACGCTCAGCCACGACAACGACTCGCGAGTGGCGTTCGTCTCGAACGCCTCCCGCGCGGAGCCACGAATCGAGGGCCGGGTCGTCTCCGTCGTCCCTACCGACCGCGGCTTCGAGTTGCTCGTCGAGGGGGACAACGCGAGCGTCCGAACGGCGCTCCCGACCGAAAACGAGACCGTCGCGGCGAACGGCCTCCAGTTCGAGCGTGACGGGAGAGCCATCTACGCACTCGCCGGCGAGGGCAACACGTCGACCGGGAACGCGACCGCGACGCGAGTGCGGGTGGCGACGAAAGAGCGCTACGGCGGGCAGTGA
- a CDS encoding M24 family metallopeptidase, giving the protein MSDAGEVEGVDTAVVEEKVAAAREAVAESDDADAWLSVGRETDVSPEPCFPYLLGFDVVWPTAVIVGPESSAVVLGRHDAPTAREMGVHEVHAYDESIADPLRNVLVGLDAERVALNYDRDDVVADGLSHGLFLQLHDYLPDREFTSASELIRRLRGVKSETEYERVRRAAEETEELLQTAVATWTPETTEREFADFLHERMTDRGLDSAWSWDYCPTVHMGDREVGHTLPADHTVDEGELLHVDFGIRRDGYASDIQRLWVRGEVSDGLREAFRDVRAAIDAGHDVLEAGAVGHEVDAAARAELTDRGWPAFEHAFGHQVGRAAHDGGTLLGPEWDRYGDAPRHEVAVGEVYTMELGVATEWGYVGQEEMVRVTEAGTEWVVPPQTDLRTL; this is encoded by the coding sequence ATGAGCGACGCAGGCGAGGTCGAGGGTGTCGATACCGCGGTCGTCGAGGAGAAGGTCGCGGCCGCACGGGAGGCGGTGGCCGAGAGCGACGACGCCGACGCGTGGCTGTCGGTCGGCCGCGAGACGGACGTGAGCCCGGAGCCGTGTTTCCCGTATCTCCTCGGGTTCGACGTGGTGTGGCCCACGGCGGTCATCGTCGGTCCCGAGTCGTCGGCGGTCGTCCTCGGTCGTCACGACGCGCCGACCGCCCGCGAAATGGGCGTCCACGAGGTCCACGCGTACGATGAGTCCATCGCTGACCCCCTCCGCAACGTTCTTGTCGGACTGGACGCCGAGCGGGTGGCGCTGAACTACGACCGCGACGACGTGGTCGCCGACGGCCTCTCACACGGCCTATTCCTGCAACTGCACGACTATCTGCCCGACCGCGAGTTCACCAGCGCGAGCGAACTGATCCGACGGCTCCGCGGCGTGAAGTCGGAGACGGAGTACGAGCGCGTGCGCCGCGCCGCCGAGGAGACGGAAGAACTCCTCCAGACCGCCGTCGCGACGTGGACGCCCGAGACGACCGAACGCGAGTTCGCCGACTTCCTCCACGAACGGATGACCGACCGCGGCCTCGACTCGGCGTGGTCGTGGGACTACTGCCCGACGGTCCACATGGGCGACCGCGAGGTAGGTCACACTCTCCCCGCCGACCACACCGTCGACGAGGGCGAACTCCTCCACGTCGACTTCGGCATCAGACGCGACGGCTACGCCTCCGACATCCAGCGGCTGTGGGTCCGCGGCGAGGTCAGCGACGGCCTCCGCGAGGCGTTCCGCGACGTGCGGGCGGCCATCGACGCCGGGCACGACGTGCTAGAGGCGGGTGCGGTCGGCCACGAGGTGGATGCCGCCGCCCGCGCTGAACTCACCGACCGCGGATGGCCCGCCTTCGAACACGCGTTCGGCCACCAGGTCGGACGGGCGGCCCACGACGGCGGGACGCTGCTGGGCCCCGAGTGGGACCGCTACGGCGACGCGCCACGCCACGAGGTTGCCGTCGGCGAGGTATACACGATGGAGTTGGGCGTCGCCACCGAGTGGGGGTACGTTGGGCAAGAGGAGATGGTGCGCGTCACCGAGGCGGGCACCGAGTGGGTCGTGCCGCCACAGACCGACCTGCGGACGCTGTGA
- a CDS encoding isochorismate synthase — MNPPDGEARAAVRPDTDAALVSRSCEVPDVSFGSFLAAGDRHRVHWATPEGLEVAGGGAAARLVADGPDRFERLRTDADTLFSAVDHEGPEATRPRVFGGLAFDPDHDASDVWTGFPGASFTLPAVQLTRADERTYLTVNRYAPDADAEGAESSLAAARERLESLPMMRPRGEKPGVADTEWVVDRETWTAQVASVIDRIRDGGLRKAVMATALHVDLVDPIDIPDTLGRLRRTYPECYRFLIQPTDGDGFFGPPPERLVRREGEVVQTEALAGSMPRGDTHEEDDEYARSLLESEKLQHEQGVVVDTICEQLDAFGTVGEGEQGVRKLTNIQHLQTPINAVLDADTHVLELVEALHPTPAVGGLPLDVALSTIRETETFDRGWYASPVGWFDADGDGEFAVGIRSGVAGGREATLFAGNGIVGDSDPDDEWDELQPKVRPIMDELERDD, encoded by the coding sequence ATGAATCCGCCGGACGGCGAGGCGCGGGCGGCGGTGCGCCCCGACACCGACGCGGCGCTCGTGAGTAGGAGTTGCGAGGTGCCCGACGTCTCGTTCGGGTCGTTCCTGGCGGCCGGCGACCGACATCGCGTCCACTGGGCGACGCCCGAGGGCCTCGAAGTCGCCGGCGGCGGTGCTGCGGCGCGACTCGTCGCGGACGGCCCCGACCGCTTCGAACGGCTTCGAACGGACGCCGACACGCTGTTCTCGGCCGTCGACCACGAAGGCCCCGAAGCGACGCGGCCACGCGTGTTCGGCGGCCTCGCGTTCGACCCCGACCACGACGCAAGCGACGTGTGGACCGGCTTCCCCGGCGCGTCGTTCACGCTCCCGGCCGTGCAACTGACGCGCGCCGACGAACGCACCTACCTCACCGTCAATCGCTACGCCCCGGACGCCGACGCCGAGGGTGCCGAGTCGTCGCTGGCGGCGGCACGCGAGCGCTTGGAGTCGCTGCCGATGATGCGTCCCCGCGGGGAGAAACCGGGCGTGGCCGACACCGAGTGGGTCGTCGACCGCGAGACGTGGACCGCACAGGTCGCCAGCGTCATCGATCGCATCCGCGACGGTGGCCTCCGCAAGGCGGTGATGGCGACGGCGCTGCACGTCGACCTCGTCGACCCTATCGACATTCCGGACACGCTGGGTCGCCTCCGACGCACGTACCCCGAGTGCTACCGCTTTCTGATCCAACCGACGGACGGCGACGGCTTCTTCGGGCCGCCGCCGGAGCGACTGGTCCGCCGCGAGGGTGAAGTCGTCCAGACGGAGGCGCTGGCGGGATCGATGCCCCGCGGCGACACCCACGAGGAAGACGACGAGTACGCCCGGTCGCTGTTGGAGTCGGAAAAACTCCAGCACGAACAGGGGGTCGTCGTCGATACCATCTGTGAGCAACTGGACGCGTTCGGCACCGTCGGCGAGGGCGAACAGGGCGTCCGCAAACTCACCAACATCCAGCACCTCCAGACGCCGATCAACGCCGTCCTCGACGCCGACACACACGTCCTCGAACTCGTCGAGGCGCTCCACCCGACGCCCGCGGTGGGTGGCCTGCCGTTAGACGTCGCGCTGTCGACCATCCGCGAGACGGAGACGTTCGACCGTGGGTGGTACGCCTCGCCCGTCGGCTGGTTCGACGCCGACGGTGACGGCGAGTTCGCGGTCGGCATTCGCTCGGGCGTCGCCGGCGGCCGCGAGGCGACGCTGTTTGCCGGCAACGGCATCGTCGGCGACTCCGACCCCGACGACGAGTGGGACGAACTTCAGCCGAAGGTGCGGCCGATTATGGACGAACTGGAGCGGGACGACTGA
- a CDS encoding sulfite oxidase-like oxidoreductase, which translates to MSSEVADYTDLYEEFSDERLPPGQRETERFPVLSKSGTPDWNPDDWAFEVWGAVDDQVTFDYDEFRELPSETQRQDFHCVTGWSKFDCEFTGVTFPTLAEMAGVHDDAEWVMFHALDGYTTDLPLSECDREEVLFAYDYDGERLPADHGGPLRVVTPHKYAYKGAKWVTGVEFLTEPERGYWEKRGYSDTANPWNEERYS; encoded by the coding sequence ATGAGCAGCGAGGTCGCAGACTACACGGACCTCTACGAGGAGTTCTCCGACGAACGACTCCCGCCGGGGCAGCGAGAGACCGAGCGGTTTCCCGTCCTCTCGAAGTCGGGGACGCCCGACTGGAACCCCGACGACTGGGCGTTCGAGGTGTGGGGTGCCGTCGACGACCAGGTGACGTTCGACTACGACGAGTTCCGGGAGTTGCCGTCGGAGACGCAACGCCAGGACTTCCACTGCGTCACCGGGTGGTCGAAGTTCGACTGTGAGTTCACCGGCGTCACCTTCCCGACGCTCGCAGAGATGGCGGGCGTCCACGACGACGCCGAGTGGGTGATGTTCCACGCCCTCGACGGCTACACGACGGACCTACCGCTGTCGGAGTGTGACCGTGAGGAGGTGCTGTTCGCGTACGACTACGACGGCGAGCGCCTGCCCGCCGACCACGGCGGCCCGCTTCGCGTCGTCACGCCCCACAAGTACGCCTACAAGGGGGCGAAGTGGGTGACCGGCGTGGAGTTCCTCACCGAACCCGAGCGCGGCTACTGGGAGAAGCGCGGCTACTCCGACACGGCGAACCCGTGGAACGAGGAGCGGTACAGTTAG
- a CDS encoding ribbon-helix-helix domain-containing protein — MPKVEITVPEHLEMQIAQMVEQGEFVNREEAIEELISTGMKAYKTSGPQDSETDPGFEDDGMMGHEDEYVF, encoded by the coding sequence ATGCCGAAAGTCGAGATCACGGTCCCGGAGCACCTCGAGATGCAGATCGCCCAGATGGTCGAACAGGGGGAGTTCGTCAACCGCGAGGAGGCGATCGAGGAGTTGATCTCAACCGGGATGAAAGCGTACAAGACGAGTGGACCGCAGGACAGCGAGACGGACCCCGGATTCGAGGACGACGGAATGATGGGGCACGAAGACGAGTACGTCTTCTGA
- a CDS encoding UPF0058 family protein produces MHKDELLELHEQMVTIMEHFAAREEVPDDLFEPYHELGVDPSHVHKSKSEHKHAVFVLGNALATAMSEDEFSNAGRVGKRMEELADDAESKL; encoded by the coding sequence ATGCACAAGGACGAACTCCTCGAACTCCACGAGCAGATGGTCACCATCATGGAGCATTTCGCCGCACGCGAGGAGGTCCCCGACGACCTCTTCGAACCGTACCACGAACTCGGCGTCGACCCCTCCCACGTCCACAAGTCCAAGAGCGAGCACAAACACGCGGTGTTCGTCCTCGGCAACGCGCTGGCGACCGCGATGTCCGAAGACGAGTTCTCGAACGCGGGTCGCGTCGGCAAGCGGATGGAAGAACTCGCCGACGACGCCGAGTCGAAGCTCTGA
- a CDS encoding DUF4112 domain-containing protein, protein MPAVRGDGSAPVSDAALLLADGGVSLADRPAESLVAAPEGARRLRRARRLAHLLDDSINVPLVPYRIGFDALAGLVPVVGDALGSLVGLLVVWEAFRLGARKRTLARMLLYVAVDFLVGTVPLVGDILDATMKLNLRNVHALERDLARRG, encoded by the coding sequence ATGCCGGCCGTTCGCGGCGACGGCTCCGCGCCCGTGAGCGACGCTGCTCTGCTTTTGGCCGACGGCGGCGTCTCCCTGGCCGACCGCCCGGCGGAGTCGCTCGTCGCCGCGCCGGAGGGCGCTCGCCGTCTTCGCCGCGCCCGACGGCTCGCACACCTCCTCGACGATTCGATCAATGTTCCGCTCGTCCCCTACCGCATCGGGTTCGACGCACTCGCGGGACTCGTCCCCGTCGTTGGCGACGCACTCGGGTCGCTCGTCGGGTTGCTCGTCGTCTGGGAGGCGTTCCGACTGGGTGCGCGCAAACGCACGCTCGCGCGGATGCTCCTGTACGTCGCCGTCGACTTCCTCGTGGGCACGGTTCCGCTCGTCGGCGACATCCTCGACGCGACGATGAAACTCAACCTCCGCAACGTCCACGCGCTGGAACGCGACCTAGCACGACGCGGCTGA
- a CDS encoding PLP-dependent cysteine synthase family protein, which yields MTTHREPLDSVLETVGETPLVRVHASPDDVPVYAKLETFNPGASVKDRIGKYMLERMLEDGTISPGGTVIEPTAGNTGIGFAVAAGQLNVNAVFVVPERFSVEKQQLMRALGAEVVNTPSEDGMGGAIDRAHELASELDDAVVPQQFQNPLNAESHYATTAPEVFDALDGEVGAIVAGMGTGGTLMGMADYAREQGSDARIVGVQPEGSTYEDLFGGHAEEGEYKTEGIGTHDVSTNELVDPEKLDDLKTFSDRAIHEEMARLAREEGQLVASSAAANSLAAIEVAEEIRDGDVDAPHDTVVTVFCDSSERYLSKGVYREFEEWQG from the coding sequence ATGACCACTCACCGCGAACCCCTCGACTCCGTGCTGGAGACGGTCGGGGAGACGCCGCTCGTCCGCGTCCACGCTTCGCCCGACGACGTGCCGGTGTACGCGAAGTTGGAGACGTTCAACCCCGGCGCGTCGGTGAAAGACCGCATCGGGAAGTACATGCTCGAACGGATGCTGGAGGATGGAACCATCTCCCCCGGCGGCACCGTCATCGAACCGACGGCGGGCAACACGGGCATCGGCTTCGCTGTCGCGGCGGGGCAACTCAACGTGAACGCGGTGTTCGTCGTGCCCGAGCGATTCAGCGTCGAGAAACAGCAGTTGATGCGTGCGCTCGGCGCGGAGGTGGTGAACACGCCCAGCGAGGACGGGATGGGCGGCGCTATTGACCGCGCACACGAACTCGCGTCGGAACTCGACGACGCGGTCGTCCCCCAACAGTTCCAGAACCCGCTGAACGCGGAGTCGCACTACGCGACGACCGCGCCCGAGGTGTTCGACGCCCTCGACGGCGAGGTGGGCGCCATCGTCGCCGGGATGGGGACCGGTGGGACGCTAATGGGGATGGCCGACTACGCCCGCGAACAGGGCTCGGACGCTCGGATCGTCGGCGTCCAGCCAGAAGGGTCGACGTACGAGGACCTGTTCGGCGGGCACGCTGAGGAGGGCGAGTACAAGACCGAGGGCATCGGAACCCACGACGTCTCGACCAACGAACTCGTCGACCCGGAGAAACTGGACGACCTCAAGACGTTCTCCGACCGCGCCATCCACGAGGAGATGGCCCGCCTCGCCCGCGAGGAGGGGCAGTTGGTCGCCTCCAGCGCCGCCGCCAACTCGCTGGCGGCCATCGAGGTGGCCGAGGAGATTCGCGACGGCGACGTGGACGCCCCCCACGACACCGTCGTCACGGTGTTCTGTGACTCCAGCGAGCGCTACCTCTCGAAGGGCGTCTACCGCGAGTTCGAGGAGTGGCAGGGGTAA
- a CDS encoding DUF5798 family protein has product MGLGSTAKKLQTVADMAEKLYAKVNEVREQVEAVRGSVESTETRVESLERELAEQRALVEALADAEGIDVDAVTDAVDLEEATVDTDAESESDTTDTSSASDAA; this is encoded by the coding sequence ATGGGACTCGGAAGCACGGCGAAGAAACTCCAGACGGTCGCCGATATGGCGGAGAAACTGTACGCGAAGGTCAACGAGGTCCGTGAGCAGGTGGAGGCGGTGAGAGGCTCCGTCGAGAGCACGGAGACGCGCGTCGAATCGCTCGAACGCGAACTAGCCGAACAGCGTGCGCTCGTCGAGGCGCTGGCGGACGCCGAGGGCATCGACGTCGACGCCGTGACCGACGCCGTCGACCTGGAGGAGGCGACTGTCGACACCGACGCCGAGAGCGAGTCCGACACGACGGACACCTCTAGCGCGTCGGACGCGGCCTGA
- a CDS encoding PRC-barrel domain-containing protein, whose translation MASDTAPVTDLANKPVFTADGWRVGHVVDVILDLDTGAPVALAIEDVETQTVGGLPADASGVRVPYRLIRGVGDVVVLAASAREAAFPLPGSRDAASAADRAGGRRDEDTTGDDANDPIV comes from the coding sequence ATGGCGTCCGACACCGCTCCGGTGACCGACCTGGCGAACAAGCCCGTGTTCACGGCCGATGGCTGGCGCGTCGGCCACGTCGTGGACGTCATACTCGACCTCGACACCGGCGCCCCCGTCGCCCTCGCCATCGAGGACGTAGAGACACAGACTGTCGGCGGCCTGCCTGCGGATGCGTCGGGTGTGCGCGTCCCCTACCGACTGATCCGCGGCGTCGGCGACGTCGTCGTCCTCGCGGCGTCCGCGCGAGAGGCCGCGTTCCCGCTTCCAGGGTCGCGCGACGCGGCATCGGCGGCCGACCGTGCCGGCGGTCGACGCGACGAGGACACGACGGGCGACGACGCCAACGATCCCATCGTCTGA
- the surE gene encoding 5'/3'-nucleotidase SurE: MSASDAPRFLLTNDDGIDSPGFRALYDALSELGEVVAVAPADDQSAVGRKLSGRVEVREHELGYAIVGTPADCAIAGLESLCPDVDMVVAGCNKGANIGAYVLGRSGTVSAAVEAAFFGVPAMAVSLYVPGGSGDDWRSKASDPEDYHQAAAAAQYLAANAEDAGVFEEADYLNVNAPWSERDAPTRMEVTRPSTMYDMTAQRDGDHVNLIDRTWDRMLEGDIPDPVGTDRRAVVEGRVSVSPLTAPHTTRHHESLDDLAAAYDPESVTPVEE; this comes from the coding sequence ATGAGTGCCAGCGACGCCCCGCGGTTTCTCCTGACGAACGACGACGGCATCGACAGCCCCGGCTTTCGCGCCCTCTACGACGCGCTCTCGGAACTGGGCGAGGTCGTCGCGGTCGCCCCCGCCGACGACCAGTCGGCGGTGGGTCGCAAACTCTCCGGACGCGTCGAGGTGCGCGAACACGAGTTGGGCTACGCCATCGTCGGGACGCCCGCCGACTGCGCCATCGCCGGCCTCGAATCGCTGTGTCCCGACGTGGACATGGTCGTCGCTGGCTGCAACAAGGGCGCGAACATCGGCGCGTACGTCCTTGGGCGCTCGGGCACCGTCTCGGCCGCCGTCGAGGCCGCCTTCTTCGGCGTGCCCGCGATGGCCGTCTCGCTGTACGTGCCCGGCGGGAGCGGCGACGACTGGCGCAGCAAGGCGAGCGACCCCGAGGACTACCACCAAGCGGCGGCGGCCGCACAGTATCTCGCCGCCAACGCCGAGGACGCCGGCGTGTTCGAGGAGGCAGACTACCTCAACGTGAACGCGCCGTGGAGCGAGCGCGACGCCCCGACTCGGATGGAGGTGACGCGCCCCTCGACGATGTACGATATGACTGCCCAACGCGACGGCGACCACGTGAACCTCATCGACCGGACGTGGGATCGGATGCTGGAGGGCGACATCCCCGACCCCGTCGGCACCGACCGCCGTGCGGTCGTTGAGGGTCGCGTGTCGGTGTCGCCGCTGACTGCGCCCCACACCACTCGGCACCACGAGTCGCTGGACGACCTCGCGGCGGCGTACGACCCCGAGTCGGTCACACCCGTCGAGGAGTGA
- a CDS encoding competence/damage-inducible protein A — protein MQVALVTVGDELLAGDTVNTNASWLAEQLTSRGVRVERVTTVPDRVDDIASVVREYRDTYDAVLVTGGVGPTHDDVTMDGVAAAVGVDLAANDEALAYLTEHGGYAAADLTEGTTHIPDGARVIHNEKGVAPGCVIDSIYVFPGVPTEMQAMFDAVAEEFAGAQPYTVTVETPEPESRLLDRLDEVQQRYDVAVGSYPGENVRVKFTSTDETLVEEAATWFRNQVERPDDPTTADRDD, from the coding sequence ATGCAGGTCGCACTCGTGACCGTCGGCGACGAACTCCTCGCGGGCGACACGGTGAACACGAACGCCTCGTGGCTCGCAGAACAGTTGACGAGTCGCGGCGTCCGCGTGGAGCGAGTGACGACCGTCCCCGACCGCGTCGACGACATCGCGAGCGTCGTCCGCGAGTATCGCGACACGTACGACGCCGTCCTCGTCACCGGCGGCGTCGGCCCCACCCACGACGACGTGACGATGGACGGCGTCGCCGCCGCCGTCGGCGTCGACCTCGCGGCCAACGACGAGGCGCTGGCGTACCTCACCGAACACGGCGGCTACGCGGCAGCGGATCTCACCGAGGGGACGACGCACATCCCCGACGGCGCCCGCGTCATCCATAACGAGAAAGGGGTCGCGCCGGGATGTGTGATCGACTCCATCTACGTGTTCCCGGGTGTCCCGACAGAGATGCAGGCGATGTTCGACGCCGTCGCCGAGGAGTTCGCGGGAGCACAGCCGTACACCGTGACCGTCGAGACGCCTGAACCGGAGTCACGGCTGTTGGATCGGCTGGACGAGGTCCAACAGCGCTACGACGTCGCCGTCGGTTCGTATCCCGGAGAGAACGTCCGCGTGAAGTTCACCAGCACCGACGAGACGCTCGTCGAGGAAGCGGCGACGTGGTTCCGCAATCAGGTCGAGCGCCCGGACGACCCCACGACCGCCGACCGCGACGACTGA
- a CDS encoding FAD-dependent oxidoreductase: protein MTQTDDGRDPDVLVIGGGATGAGVARDLAMRGVAVTLAERGGLSAGATGRSHGVLHSGARYAESDPTGAAECIAENQTLRDIAGACIADTGGLFVSLEADDDDYFDAKRDACREVGIEVEELSLEAAREAVPGLSESVSRVLRVPDGVVYPSRLVAALAGDARERGACIRTHAPVTDLRVEDGAIAGATVGGEHVDADVVVNAAGAWAEGCAALAGVDVPMQPTMGVMVGVDYAGVGPVLNRARSPSDGDIAVPHGGRTVLGTTSVVVDDPDEYDRDDADIRRVIDECAQMVPGFADAEVLDDYWGVRPLFAPDEARRVAETDDEAGTGDARGISREFTLLDHEEDGVAGFYSIVGGKLTTHRVMAEAVADRVCERLGVDEEGRTAETPLVGADDPGRVDELVAEFDARSPADADVVEEAAADR, encoded by the coding sequence GTGACCCAAACTGACGACGGCCGCGACCCAGACGTACTGGTTATCGGCGGCGGCGCGACCGGCGCGGGCGTCGCGCGCGACCTGGCAATGCGGGGGGTGGCTGTCACCCTCGCCGAGCGTGGCGGCCTCTCGGCCGGGGCCACCGGCCGCTCACACGGCGTGCTCCACTCGGGCGCGCGCTACGCCGAGTCGGACCCGACGGGGGCCGCAGAGTGCATCGCGGAGAACCAGACCCTGCGCGACATCGCCGGCGCGTGTATCGCCGACACCGGCGGCTTGTTCGTCTCGCTCGAAGCCGACGACGACGACTACTTCGACGCGAAGCGCGACGCCTGCCGCGAGGTCGGAATCGAAGTCGAGGAACTGTCCCTCGAGGCGGCCCGCGAAGCGGTGCCGGGACTCTCGGAGTCGGTGTCACGCGTACTGCGCGTCCCCGACGGCGTCGTCTACCCCTCGCGGCTGGTCGCCGCGCTCGCTGGCGACGCCCGCGAGCGTGGCGCGTGCATCCGGACCCACGCGCCGGTGACTGACCTCCGCGTCGAAGACGGGGCAATCGCCGGCGCGACGGTCGGCGGTGAGCACGTCGACGCCGACGTCGTGGTCAACGCAGCAGGCGCGTGGGCGGAAGGCTGTGCGGCGCTCGCGGGCGTCGACGTGCCGATGCAGCCCACGATGGGGGTGATGGTGGGCGTCGACTACGCCGGGGTCGGGCCGGTGCTCAACCGCGCACGGTCGCCGTCGGACGGCGACATCGCGGTGCCGCACGGCGGGCGGACCGTCCTCGGGACGACGAGCGTCGTCGTCGACGACCCCGACGAGTACGACCGTGACGACGCGGATATCCGACGTGTGATCGACGAGTGTGCCCAGATGGTCCCAGGGTTTGCGGACGCGGAGGTTCTCGACGATTACTGGGGCGTCAGGCCGCTGTTTGCCCCCGACGAGGCGCGGCGGGTAGCCGAGACCGACGACGAGGCCGGAACCGGAGACGCGCGCGGCATTTCGCGGGAGTTCACTCTGTTAGACCACGAGGAAGACGGCGTCGCGGGATTCTATTCGATCGTCGGCGGGAAACTAACCACGCATCGCGTAATGGCAGAAGCCGTCGCCGACCGCGTGTGCGAGAGGCTGGGCGTCGACGAGGAGGGGCGAACCGCCGAGACGCCGTTGGTTGGGGCAGACGACCCCGGACGCGTGGACGAACTAGTGGCGGAGTTCGACGCACGCTCGCCTGCCGACGCCGACGTCGTCGAAGAGGCGGCCGCCGACCGATAA